A genomic stretch from Shewanella woodyi ATCC 51908 includes:
- a CDS encoding toll/interleukin-1 receptor domain-containing protein: MTISVFLSHNHSDKDFIRKLARDLESHGVRYWLDEAEMKIGDSLIQKIREGIDSVDFFAVVLSPNSVEAPWVVNELDVAMNQQINGKPIKVLPILLKECELPGFLVGKLYGDFQNEAQYEDSFRILINSIGLVFNKSVMNSERSSNSLGTALDKAFLKSLPLMSKPFHRPFQYMGMPIHKAEAEVGAAANSVGNIIVENDDCRMLLEAEGNFISYVEVDLKATAPHYQNQEFDSEPVLGALSIGLTELDLERKKTHYHTYYDHRRKLKVSVSCLGDGEPLTVAFSSKYYGM, encoded by the coding sequence ATGACGATAAGCGTGTTTTTAAGTCATAACCATAGCGACAAGGATTTTATAAGAAAGCTTGCGAGAGACTTGGAAAGCCATGGTGTTCGTTATTGGCTTGATGAAGCGGAAATGAAAATAGGCGATTCACTGATACAGAAAATACGAGAAGGTATTGATTCTGTAGACTTCTTCGCCGTTGTCTTATCTCCTAATTCTGTTGAAGCACCTTGGGTCGTGAATGAGCTTGATGTTGCTATGAATCAACAGATAAACGGAAAGCCTATTAAAGTACTCCCGATTCTGCTTAAAGAGTGCGAGCTTCCCGGATTTCTGGTTGGGAAACTGTATGGGGACTTTCAGAACGAAGCTCAGTACGAAGACTCATTTAGAATACTCATTAACAGTATCGGTTTGGTCTTCAATAAAAGTGTTATGAACTCTGAAAGAAGCTCAAACAGTCTTGGTACTGCGCTAGATAAAGCTTTCTTGAAAAGTTTGCCTCTAATGTCAAAACCTTTCCACAGGCCATTTCAGTATATGGGGATGCCCATCCACAAGGCTGAAGCAGAGGTTGGAGCCGCTGCGAACTCTGTAGGTAACATTATCGTCGAAAATGATGATTGTAGAATGCTCCTAGAGGCTGAAGGAAACTTTATTAGCTATGTAGAAGTTGATCTGAAAGCCACTGCTCCGCATTACCAAAATCAAGAATTCGACTCTGAGCCAGTCCTTGGTGCTTTGAGTATTGGATTGACGGAACTTGATTTAGAAAGGAAGAAGACCCATTATCACACCTACTATGACCATAGAAGAAAGCTCAAAGTCAGTGTCTCATGCCTTGGTGATGGAGAACCGCTCACCGTAGCATTTAGTTCCAAATACTATGGAATGTAA
- a CDS encoding type II toxin-antitoxin system TacA family antitoxin, with translation MATARLDIRLDEEIKAKAEKASALLGLKSLTEYVVRLMDEDSTQVISEHESITVEANVFDQFMIACDEAKAPNKALLEAAAFTKSGEFK, from the coding sequence ATGGCTACTGCAAGACTTGATATCCGTTTGGATGAAGAAATCAAAGCTAAGGCTGAGAAAGCTTCAGCTTTACTTGGTTTAAAAAGTTTAACTGAATACGTTGTTCGTTTAATGGACGAAGATTCAACTCAGGTGATTTCTGAACATGAAAGCATCACTGTTGAAGCAAATGTATTTGACCAATTCATGATTGCTTGTGACGAGGCTAAGGCTCCGAATAAAGCATTACTCGAAGCTGCGGCATTTACTAAAAGTGGTGAATTTAAGTGA
- a CDS encoding GNAT family N-acetyltransferase, whose product MSYAKTFKELDKSQHDRASFDCGEKELNDFIQTQAAKHMQAGISRTMVLPASVPLPNQKYPICSFYSIAPSSISRDTLPQAMAKKLPRYPIPVFLLAQLAVHKEFHGSGLGKVSLIKALEYLWEINSHMRAYSIVVDCLTEQAESFYAKYGFEVLCEINGRVRMFIPMKTVGQLFT is encoded by the coding sequence GTGAGTTATGCCAAGACTTTTAAAGAATTGGATAAATCACAACACGATAGAGCATCATTTGACTGTGGCGAAAAAGAGCTAAACGACTTTATCCAAACTCAAGCAGCTAAACATATGCAAGCAGGTATTAGCCGCACTATGGTTTTACCTGCTTCTGTGCCACTACCAAATCAAAAATATCCAATTTGTTCGTTTTATAGCATCGCGCCAAGTTCAATTAGCCGTGATACGTTGCCACAAGCGATGGCTAAAAAATTACCGCGCTATCCCATTCCTGTTTTCCTTTTAGCTCAACTGGCAGTTCATAAAGAATTTCATGGCAGTGGATTAGGTAAAGTTAGCTTAATCAAAGCCCTAGAATATCTTTGGGAAATTAACTCTCATATGAGAGCTTATTCCATTGTTGTTGATTGTTTAACTGAGCAAGCAGAGTCATTTTACGCAAAATATGGTTTCGAAGTTCTTTGTGAAATCAACGGCCGTGTAAGAATGTTCATTCCGATGAAAACAGTCGGTCAGTTATTTACTTAA
- a CDS encoding S41 family peptidase, translating to MKLLSTSVLSTVIVSSLLLAGCSGGGLVDETNSGNTGGGSIGSGSGGSTLTWVEGEFTPYPNLANQCVANSTGSALNEKLWLRSWSNDTYLWYSEIPDNDPAPYSVSEYFDILKTTELSETGNEKDKFHFSMSTAEWEQLNQSGASVGYGLNFHLQQASASVDRKITVTYTEPNSPATSANIERGAVIVSINGVSVKDANDSASISQLNQGLFPESNGQQTRFTLLDLGASQTRDVTLSAQTVMSTPVQNVDLIPTDNGTVGYIQFNSHIATAERGLVDAITSLRSNNVNDLVLDLRYNGGGLLALASQLGYMIAGEQATQNRIFERSTFNNKYPNTNPVTGEALAPMPFIDESIGFNTDLLGAGQALPSLNLNRLYVLTTSDTCSASEALMNGLRGIDIEVIQIGDTTCGKPYGFYPTPNCGTTYFTIQFKGENNKGFGDYSDGFIPSTSPTLASEISGCDIGDDFSKPLGDVNEAMLSAALFYRDNNRCPAVSAAMAKSAPKPQFIDQGFMLQDTRMQNVLFNNRILTQVK from the coding sequence ATGAAGTTACTCTCCACGAGTGTGTTAAGTACTGTTATCGTCTCAAGCCTGCTTCTAGCGGGTTGCAGTGGTGGCGGGTTAGTCGATGAAACAAATTCAGGTAATACAGGCGGTGGCTCTATTGGTTCGGGCTCTGGTGGTAGTACGCTAACCTGGGTCGAGGGAGAGTTTACTCCTTACCCAAACCTTGCGAATCAATGTGTGGCCAATAGCACAGGCTCAGCGTTGAATGAGAAACTATGGCTACGTTCGTGGAGCAATGACACTTACCTCTGGTACAGCGAGATCCCAGATAATGACCCAGCGCCTTATAGCGTTAGCGAGTACTTCGACATCTTAAAAACCACTGAGCTTTCTGAGACTGGGAATGAGAAAGATAAATTCCACTTCTCCATGTCAACCGCTGAGTGGGAGCAGCTTAATCAATCTGGCGCTTCAGTCGGTTACGGCCTGAACTTTCATCTACAGCAAGCTAGTGCCAGTGTAGACAGAAAAATCACCGTCACCTATACAGAGCCTAACTCCCCGGCGACCTCTGCCAATATTGAACGCGGTGCAGTCATAGTCAGCATCAATGGTGTCAGTGTTAAAGATGCCAATGACAGTGCAAGTATTAGCCAGCTCAATCAAGGCCTTTTCCCCGAAAGCAACGGACAACAAACTCGCTTTACACTGCTCGATCTCGGTGCCAGCCAAACCCGCGATGTCACCCTAAGTGCGCAGACAGTGATGTCAACACCCGTGCAAAACGTTGACCTTATTCCAACGGATAACGGTACCGTGGGCTACATCCAATTTAATTCACATATTGCGACAGCAGAGCGTGGTCTCGTCGATGCAATAACTAGCCTTCGCAGCAACAATGTGAACGACCTTGTACTCGATCTGCGTTATAACGGTGGTGGGCTACTCGCTCTTGCCAGCCAGTTAGGCTATATGATTGCAGGTGAACAGGCCACCCAAAACCGTATTTTTGAGCGCAGCACCTTTAACAATAAATACCCAAACACCAACCCGGTTACTGGCGAAGCATTAGCACCAATGCCTTTTATCGATGAGAGTATCGGCTTTAACACTGACTTACTTGGTGCGGGGCAAGCACTACCATCACTCAACTTAAATCGTCTCTATGTGCTGACCACGAGTGACACCTGCTCAGCCAGTGAAGCCCTAATGAACGGTTTGCGCGGAATTGATATTGAGGTTATTCAAATCGGTGACACAACATGTGGTAAGCCCTATGGCTTTTACCCAACTCCCAACTGCGGCACCACCTACTTCACTATTCAATTTAAAGGGGAGAACAATAAAGGGTTTGGCGACTACTCTGATGGGTTTATTCCTAGCACCAGCCCTACTTTAGCCAGCGAGATCTCAGGCTGTGACATTGGCGATGATTTCTCCAAGCCTTTAGGTGATGTTAATGAAGCCATGCTATCGGCAGCACTGTTTTATCGCGACAATAATCGCTGTCCAGCTGTCAGTGCAGCAATGGCTAAAAGCGCACCTAAGCCGCAATTTATTGACCAAGGCTTTATGCTACAAGACACCCGAATGCAAAATGTATTGTTCAATAACCGTATCTTAACTCAGGTAAAATAG
- the pdxY gene encoding pyridoxal kinase PdxY — protein sequence MKRILSIQSHVVFGCAGNSSAVFPMRRLGMEVWPINTVQFSNHTQYAQGWKGMVMPSGQITELVQGLDNIGELKTCDAILSGYLGSAEQGGEIVAAVKQLKAVNPQAIYFCDPVMGHPEKGCIVAPGVQEFLKTQALAAADIIAPNLLELETLTDSSLQTLDEVVQACESLLKTGVEMILVKHLAKAATNQEQFEMLLVDKSGSYLVSRPLYEFDKQPVGVGDLISGLMLANLQAGYSAVEAFERTNASVDAVLLETFNQGAYELQLIRAQSAIASPVIKERAQKIG from the coding sequence ATGAAGCGGATCCTATCCATTCAATCCCATGTGGTATTTGGCTGTGCCGGCAACAGTAGCGCAGTATTTCCTATGCGTCGTCTCGGCATGGAAGTGTGGCCGATCAATACGGTGCAGTTCTCTAACCACACTCAATATGCACAAGGATGGAAAGGCATGGTTATGCCGTCAGGGCAGATCACCGAATTAGTGCAGGGCTTAGATAACATTGGTGAGCTGAAAACCTGTGATGCCATTTTAAGTGGTTATCTGGGAAGTGCAGAGCAAGGGGGTGAAATAGTTGCTGCAGTGAAACAGCTAAAAGCAGTCAATCCTCAGGCGATCTATTTTTGCGATCCTGTTATGGGGCACCCAGAGAAGGGCTGTATAGTCGCACCTGGTGTGCAGGAGTTTCTTAAAACCCAAGCCTTGGCCGCTGCCGATATTATTGCGCCTAATTTATTGGAGTTAGAGACCCTGACTGACAGCAGCTTGCAGACACTTGATGAGGTGGTACAGGCTTGTGAAAGCCTGCTCAAAACAGGCGTTGAGATGATACTGGTGAAACACCTTGCTAAGGCTGCCACCAATCAAGAGCAGTTTGAGATGTTGCTGGTGGACAAGAGCGGCAGCTACTTAGTCTCCCGTCCGCTGTATGAGTTTGACAAGCAACCCGTCGGTGTGGGCGACCTTATCAGTGGCCTAATGCTAGCTAACTTGCAAGCTGGCTACAGCGCTGTTGAGGCGTTTGAGCGCACTAATGCCTCAGTGGATGCTGTATTACTGGAAACCTTCAATCAAGGTGCCTATGAGTTGCAACTGATACGTGCGCAGAGTGCAATTGCATCACCAGTGATTAAAGAGCGTGCTCAAAAGATAGGGTAA
- a CDS encoding tetratricopeptide repeat protein — MDSNVSISQLIDSAEQHFQFGAYTRGIECLREALSLEPDNGFLHSYLSFALIETKRRTAALYEAEIGLSLSPDSSYGHYTLGYAYLVNQKFALASEHLDNAIEREPDNAMYHLLKSRIFFQQNKYQEALKTIKHALELAPNNCDVLTEYGDILLQLGKVDEAAEFYQNALQRGPQNINGLIGMGTVLLKKNQVQEAREHAIWALQQAPDYAPALRLFTQIKARSNPVMGVWWRLNNWLSNGSNTRMVVLLISGFLLFQVASIVLEDLGHKSVGEVVSMFWLGIVIYSWIGPAWFNRMLKKELETVSLDKAF; from the coding sequence ATGGACAGCAACGTATCCATTAGTCAACTAATTGATAGTGCCGAACAACACTTTCAATTTGGTGCTTACACTAGAGGGATAGAATGTTTAAGGGAGGCATTATCTTTAGAGCCTGATAATGGCTTCTTACATAGTTATCTTTCATTTGCACTCATAGAAACAAAGCGCCGTACAGCAGCGCTGTATGAAGCTGAAATTGGGCTGTCGTTATCGCCAGACTCTTCATATGGACACTATACATTAGGTTACGCTTACTTAGTAAATCAGAAGTTTGCTTTGGCAAGTGAGCATTTAGATAATGCCATTGAGCGTGAGCCTGACAATGCAATGTATCACTTGCTTAAAAGTCGTATATTTTTTCAACAGAATAAATACCAAGAGGCACTTAAAACGATTAAACATGCGTTAGAGTTAGCCCCTAACAATTGTGACGTTTTAACTGAGTATGGAGATATTTTGCTTCAGTTAGGTAAAGTTGATGAAGCGGCAGAGTTTTATCAAAACGCGTTACAGCGAGGGCCTCAAAATATTAACGGCCTAATTGGTATGGGCACAGTTTTATTGAAAAAAAACCAAGTTCAAGAAGCAAGAGAACATGCTATCTGGGCGCTTCAGCAGGCCCCTGACTATGCTCCTGCACTACGGCTTTTTACTCAGATAAAAGCGAGAAGTAATCCTGTTATGGGAGTTTGGTGGCGTTTAAATAATTGGCTATCAAATGGTAGTAATACCCGAATGGTTGTGCTTCTTATATCAGGTTTTTTACTGTTTCAGGTTGCTTCAATTGTGCTTGAAGATCTTGGCCATAAAAGTGTTGGTGAGGTAGTCTCAATGTTCTGGCTTGGTATTGTGATCTACAGCTGGATTGGACCTGCTTGGTTTAATCGAATGCTAAAAAAGGAGTTAGAGACCGTTAGTTTAGATAAGGCATTTTAG
- a CDS encoding ATP-binding protein yields the protein MKEVESCQVEQELHQILAAKIFIESGDGENALLFLSSNLPEVKILKAKAYQILNEFSLAREFYVEAVKENSSLEDIDFARELRVAKDALDNSKRIKLTVVANDDTDAVEVTRLIKPREEVISFSEVGGLADVKKQIRKKIITPFQKPSLFQRFKKKVGGGILLFGPPGCGKTLLARATAGECNATFINVVISDILDMYIGESEKKLHAIFEQARQNTPSVIFFDEIESLAAKRQHTREATSAKLVSQFLSELDGFAQNNHGVLILGATNVPWALDPAFRRPGRFDRVVFIAPPDVDARTDILKGLLKDRPGGESVDAQKIARLTSGFSGADLMNLVETAVDEAIDHSIESGEEVPLNQTFVKEALKEVNPTTLEWLTMARNYAKYANDSGQYNEVLAFLRKHGK from the coding sequence TTGAAGGAGGTTGAGAGCTGTCAAGTTGAGCAGGAGCTGCACCAGATCCTTGCGGCAAAGATCTTTATTGAAAGTGGAGATGGCGAAAATGCACTCCTATTTTTGTCTAGTAACTTGCCTGAAGTTAAAATACTTAAAGCCAAGGCATATCAGATTCTTAATGAATTCTCATTAGCTCGTGAATTTTATGTTGAAGCGGTTAAAGAAAATTCGTCACTTGAAGATATTGATTTTGCAAGAGAGCTTAGAGTTGCGAAAGATGCTCTAGACAATAGCAAGAGAATAAAGCTGACGGTGGTAGCTAATGATGATACCGATGCGGTAGAAGTTACTCGATTGATAAAGCCTAGAGAGGAAGTGATATCCTTTTCGGAGGTAGGTGGGTTAGCTGATGTAAAAAAACAGATTCGGAAAAAAATTATCACTCCTTTTCAAAAGCCCTCGCTTTTTCAAAGATTTAAAAAGAAAGTAGGTGGTGGTATTTTACTCTTTGGTCCTCCTGGTTGTGGGAAAACATTGTTAGCTCGAGCGACTGCTGGTGAGTGTAATGCCACATTTATTAATGTGGTTATTTCTGACATTCTCGATATGTATATCGGTGAGTCTGAAAAGAAGCTTCACGCTATTTTTGAGCAGGCTAGGCAAAATACCCCCTCTGTAATATTTTTTGACGAGATAGAGAGCCTTGCTGCTAAGCGTCAGCATACTCGCGAAGCAACCTCTGCAAAATTAGTCAGTCAGTTTTTATCTGAGCTTGATGGATTTGCTCAAAATAATCACGGTGTACTAATTCTAGGGGCTACCAATGTTCCATGGGCACTTGATCCAGCATTTAGGCGCCCAGGACGTTTTGATCGTGTTGTATTTATTGCTCCGCCAGATGTAGATGCACGTACCGATATTTTGAAAGGATTATTGAAAGATCGTCCGGGTGGAGAAAGCGTAGATGCCCAAAAAATTGCACGACTCACTAGTGGGTTTTCCGGTGCAGATCTGATGAACTTAGTTGAAACCGCGGTTGATGAGGCTATCGACCATTCAATTGAAAGTGGAGAAGAGGTACCACTTAATCAGACTTTCGTGAAAGAAGCTTTAAAAGAGGTTAATCCAACTACTCTTGAGTGGCTTACTATGGCACGTAACTATGCTAAGTATGCTAATGATTCTGGACAGTACAATGAAGTGCTGGCTTTTTTGCGTAAACATGGAAAGTAG
- the typA gene encoding translational GTPase TypA — protein sequence MLENLRNIAIIAHVDHGKTTLVDKLLAQSGTLETRGEATERVMDSNDLEKERGITILAKNTAIKWNDYRINIVDTPGHADFGGEVERVLSMVDSVLLLVDAVDGPMPQTRFVTKKAFAQGLKPIVVINKIDRPGARPDWVIDQVFDLFDNLGATDEQLDFPIVYASALNGFASLDPETTEGDMTPLFETIIEKVSSPDADAEGDFQMQISQLDYNSYVGVIGVGRIKRGSVKTNQQVTIIDAEGNKRNGKMGQVLGYMGLERHEVSEANAGDIVAITGLGQLKISDTVCATTTVEALPPLSVDEPTLTMTFQVNTSPFAGKEGKYVTSRNILERLEQELVHNVALRVEETDSPDRFRVSGRGELHLSILIENMRREGYELAVSRPEVIMKEIDGEMCEPFETLTVDVQEEHQGTVIEKLGTRKGDMKDMQLDGKGRVRIDFVIPSRGLIGFQTEFMTATSGTGLIYHSFDHYGPVKGGDIGQRARGVLISNATGKALTFALFGLQERGRLFITHAAEVYEGQVVGLHARANDLTVNCLKGKQLTNMRASGTDEAQVLTPHIEMTLEQALEFIDDDELVEVTPQNIRVRKRFLTENERKRHNRK from the coding sequence GTGTTAGAGAATTTACGTAACATCGCCATTATTGCACACGTTGACCATGGTAAAACTACCCTAGTTGATAAGTTGCTGGCGCAGTCCGGAACCCTTGAGACTCGAGGAGAGGCCACTGAGCGGGTGATGGATTCGAACGATCTTGAAAAGGAGCGTGGGATCACGATTCTGGCAAAGAATACTGCCATCAAGTGGAACGACTACCGCATCAACATCGTGGATACTCCTGGTCACGCCGATTTCGGTGGTGAAGTTGAGCGTGTTCTTTCTATGGTTGATTCAGTACTGCTTCTTGTTGACGCGGTTGATGGCCCAATGCCACAGACTCGCTTTGTAACTAAGAAAGCATTTGCTCAAGGCCTTAAGCCTATTGTTGTTATCAACAAGATTGACCGTCCAGGTGCTCGCCCTGACTGGGTTATCGATCAAGTATTCGATCTGTTTGATAACTTAGGCGCGACTGATGAGCAGTTAGATTTCCCAATCGTTTATGCTTCAGCGCTAAACGGTTTTGCTTCTCTTGATCCAGAAACAACAGAGGGTGATATGACACCTCTGTTTGAAACGATCATCGAGAAAGTTTCATCTCCTGATGCTGATGCAGAAGGTGATTTCCAGATGCAAATTTCGCAGCTGGACTACAACTCATACGTAGGTGTTATCGGTGTTGGTCGTATCAAGCGCGGTAGTGTTAAGACTAACCAGCAAGTGACTATCATTGATGCTGAAGGTAACAAGCGTAACGGTAAAATGGGCCAAGTATTAGGTTACATGGGTCTAGAGCGTCACGAAGTTTCTGAAGCAAATGCTGGTGACATCGTTGCGATTACTGGTCTTGGTCAGTTAAAGATTTCTGACACTGTTTGTGCAACAACTACTGTTGAAGCGCTACCTCCATTGTCTGTTGATGAACCAACACTAACAATGACTTTCCAGGTAAACACCTCTCCATTCGCGGGTAAAGAAGGTAAGTACGTGACGTCACGTAACATCCTTGAGCGTCTAGAGCAGGAGCTTGTTCACAACGTAGCACTACGTGTTGAAGAGACTGACAGCCCAGATCGTTTCCGCGTATCAGGCCGTGGTGAGCTTCACCTATCTATCTTGATTGAAAACATGCGTCGTGAAGGTTACGAGTTAGCCGTTTCTCGTCCAGAAGTTATCATGAAAGAGATTGATGGCGAGATGTGTGAGCCGTTCGAAACACTAACTGTTGACGTTCAAGAGGAACACCAAGGTACAGTGATCGAGAAGCTTGGTACTCGTAAGGGTGACATGAAAGATATGCAGCTAGATGGTAAGGGTCGTGTACGTATCGACTTCGTTATCCCTAGCCGTGGTCTAATCGGTTTCCAAACTGAATTCATGACAGCGACTTCTGGTACTGGTCTTATCTACCACTCATTTGACCACTACGGTCCAGTGAAAGGTGGCGATATCGGTCAACGTGCACGTGGTGTACTGATCTCTAACGCTACTGGTAAAGCACTAACCTTCGCACTATTCGGTCTACAAGAGCGTGGTCGTCTATTCATTACTCACGCTGCTGAAGTATATGAAGGTCAAGTGGTTGGTCTACACGCACGTGCTAACGACCTAACAGTTAACTGTTTGAAAGGTAAGCAGCTAACTAACATGCGTGCATCTGGTACTGATGAAGCACAGGTACTAACTCCACATATCGAAATGACACTTGAGCAAGCGCTTGAGTTTATCGATGATGATGAGCTAGTAGAAGTAACGCCACAGAACATCCGTGTTCGTAAGCGTTTCTTGACTGAAAACGAGCGTAAGCGTCATAACCGCAAGTAA
- the glnA gene encoding glutamate--ammonia ligase has protein sequence MSAELVLQQIEELEVKFVDLRFTDTIGKEQHVSIPSHQVDADFFEDGKMFDGSSISGWKGINESDMVLMPDPESFVLDPFTAETTANIRCDILNPGTMTGYNRDPRSIAKKAEDYLRSTGIADTVLIGPEPEFFLFDDVKFSSDMSGCFYKVDAEEAAWNSGTSYEDGNKGHRPGVKGGYFPVAPVDSSQDIRSAMCLVLEEMGQVVEAHHHEVATAGQNEIATRFNTLTLKADEVQVLKYVIHNVAHAYNKTATFMPKPIVGDNGSGMHVHQSLAKDGVNIFAGDKYGGLSETALFYIGGIIKHARAINAFANPSTNSYKRLIPHFEAPVMLAYSAANRSASIRIPVVPSAKARRIELRFGDPMANPYLAFSAMLMAGLDGIQNKIHPGEAMDKDLYDLPAEEAAEIPTVATSLENALECLDADREFLTRGDVFSNDFIDSYIALKSADVERINQTTHPVEFELYYSL, from the coding sequence ATGTCAGCTGAATTAGTTTTACAACAAATAGAAGAACTGGAAGTTAAGTTTGTTGATTTGCGTTTTACCGATACGATAGGTAAAGAGCAACACGTTTCAATCCCTAGCCACCAAGTGGACGCTGATTTTTTTGAAGACGGTAAGATGTTCGATGGCTCTTCAATCTCAGGTTGGAAAGGCATCAACGAATCAGACATGGTGTTAATGCCAGATCCTGAAAGCTTTGTACTCGATCCTTTCACTGCAGAGACAACAGCTAATATCCGTTGTGACATCCTTAACCCAGGCACAATGACAGGTTACAACCGTGACCCTCGCTCAATTGCTAAGAAAGCTGAAGATTACTTACGCTCAACAGGTATTGCTGACACAGTATTAATTGGTCCTGAGCCAGAGTTTTTCCTATTTGATGATGTGAAGTTCAGCTCAGATATGTCTGGTTGCTTCTACAAGGTTGATGCTGAAGAAGCAGCATGGAACTCAGGCACTAGCTACGAAGATGGTAACAAGGGTCACCGTCCTGGTGTTAAAGGCGGTTACTTCCCAGTTGCTCCTGTTGACTCTTCACAAGATATCCGTAGTGCAATGTGTCTTGTACTTGAAGAGATGGGCCAAGTGGTTGAAGCACATCACCATGAAGTGGCAACAGCTGGTCAAAACGAGATCGCAACTCGCTTTAACACACTAACACTTAAGGCCGATGAAGTTCAGGTACTTAAGTATGTTATCCATAATGTTGCTCACGCTTACAACAAGACAGCGACATTTATGCCTAAGCCAATCGTTGGTGACAACGGTAGTGGTATGCACGTTCACCAATCTCTAGCAAAAGATGGCGTTAACATCTTTGCCGGTGACAAGTATGGCGGATTGAGCGAAACAGCACTTTTCTACATTGGTGGTATTATCAAGCATGCTCGTGCTATCAACGCATTCGCTAACCCATCAACGAACTCTTACAAGCGTCTTATCCCGCACTTTGAAGCACCAGTAATGCTTGCATATTCTGCAGCTAACCGCAGTGCTTCTATCCGTATCCCAGTGGTACCAAGTGCTAAGGCTCGTCGTATCGAACTTCGTTTCGGTGACCCAATGGCTAACCCATACCTCGCCTTCTCAGCAATGTTGATGGCAGGCCTTGACGGTATCCAGAACAAGATCCACCCTGGTGAAGCGATGGATAAAGATCTGTATGACCTACCAGCTGAAGAAGCTGCTGAGATCCCAACCGTTGCAACGTCGCTTGAAAATGCACTTGAGTGTCTAGATGCTGATCGTGAGTTCCTAACACGCGGTGATGTGTTCAGTAATGACTTTATCGATTCATATATCGCACTTAAGTCTGCTGATGTTGAGCGTATCAACCAAACAACTCACCCTGTTGAGTTCGAGCTTTACTACAGCTTATAA
- a CDS encoding ABC transporter substrate-binding protein, which produces MLRFTVSLFISLLLVACSPKPVTKTITIAINPWPGYELLYLAESKGFFKQVGLDIKLSQTATLSDAQRAYISGRVDGFASTIVEAVQAQEFGGDPLNIVLLADYSNGGDLIVSHEDFKTLNQLKGQKVGCEVSSLGIYILARALAVYDMSLDDVEIVNMEQGNALQALNSGHIDAMVTYPPYSFEILNSTSQKSHKVFTTAEIPNEILDTVSFSQNVIKANPDLVPKLQQAWQLAYDYLEQHPDEAIQLMAERELISVDEFSQSLADIYLLSNPEQNKLLKENKKLTNLAQSVCDTLNKVGAFDSSCEHIETLFYTGI; this is translated from the coding sequence ATGCTAAGATTCACAGTCAGTCTGTTCATCTCTCTTCTACTTGTTGCTTGCAGTCCCAAACCAGTAACAAAAACAATCACCATCGCCATCAATCCTTGGCCAGGATACGAATTACTGTACCTCGCCGAAAGTAAAGGTTTTTTCAAACAAGTAGGGCTAGATATTAAGCTCTCTCAGACAGCCACACTCTCCGATGCTCAGCGAGCTTACATAAGTGGCCGAGTTGATGGTTTTGCTAGCACCATAGTCGAAGCAGTTCAGGCACAAGAGTTTGGTGGAGACCCCTTAAATATAGTTTTGCTAGCAGACTACTCCAATGGTGGCGATCTCATTGTAAGCCATGAAGACTTTAAAACATTGAACCAACTCAAAGGACAAAAAGTGGGTTGTGAGGTGAGCTCTCTGGGGATCTATATCTTAGCTAGAGCGCTTGCGGTATACGATATGTCCCTAGACGATGTGGAGATCGTTAATATGGAACAGGGCAATGCTCTCCAAGCGTTAAATAGTGGCCACATTGATGCCATGGTCACCTATCCCCCCTATTCATTTGAAATTTTAAACAGCACCAGCCAAAAGAGTCACAAAGTTTTTACCACAGCAGAGATCCCAAATGAGATATTAGATACCGTTTCCTTTTCACAAAATGTGATAAAAGCCAACCCAGATTTAGTGCCTAAGCTACAACAAGCTTGGCAGCTAGCTTATGACTATCTTGAACAACACCCAGATGAAGCCATTCAGTTGATGGCTGAACGAGAACTTATATCAGTTGATGAGTTTAGTCAGTCACTTGCTGACATCTATTTATTAAGTAATCCAGAGCAAAATAAATTATTAAAAGAGAATAAGAAGCTAACAAACCTTGCTCAATCAGTTTGTGACACTCTCAATAAAGTCGGTGCATTTGACAGTTCATGTGAGCATATAGAAACGCTTTTCTATACTGGGATTTAA